The nucleotide sequence GGCGACGGCCGCCACCGGACCGGAGACGAACGCGATCATGAGATACGGCCTTTCGTGGTGCGCGCGGTACTCGGGGGGCGGGCGGTACTCGTGGTGCCGGCGGTGCTCGTGGTGCGGGCGGTGCTCGTGGTGCGGGCACTATTCGTGGTGCGGTGGGCGGCGACGGCCTGCTGGAGGCGGTTGGTCGCGGGGGCCCGCCAGATATGGCAGATGGCGAGCGCCAGGGCGTCCGCCGCGTCGGCCGGTTTGGGCGGTGCGTCCAGCCGCAGCAGCCGGGTCACCATCGAGCCGACCTGTGCCTTGTCGGCGCGCCCGGATCCGGTCACGGCCGCCTTGACCTCGCTGGGGGTGTGCAGCGCGACCGGGAGCCCGCGGCGCGCCGCGCACAGCATCGCGACGGCGCTGGCCTGGGCGGTGCCCATGACGGTGCGCACATTGTGCTGGCTGAACACCCGCTCCACGGCGACGAATTCGGGCCGGTGGGCGTCCAGCCACTCCTCTATGCCTCGCTCGATGAGAACGAGCCGGTCGCCGATCGCGAGATCCGCCCCGGTCCGGATGACGCCCACGCCGAGCATCCGCAGCGGGCGGCCCGCGACCCCCTCGACCACGCCGACGCCGCACCGGGTCAGCCCCGGGTCCACGCCCAGCACGCGCACCGCGCCCCTCCCCTCACCGCTGCTTCGGTCACCTGTTCCTGCAGGCTAGCGGCTGCCGCCGACAACACCGGCGCGGACAACGCCGACGGGCCGGTGGGGTGGTGCCCCGCCGGCCCGTCGGCGTTGACCGAAGGCGTTGACCGCCGTGCCGATCCGCCGTCAGGCGTCCACCTTGGCCATGACCTCGTCGGAGACATCGAAGTTGGCGAAGACGTTCTGCACGTCGTCGCTGTCCTCGAGAGCGTCGATCAGCTTGAAGATCTTGCGCGCGGCGTCTTCCTCGAGCTCAACCTGCATCGTGGGCACGAAGTTGGCGTCGGCCGAGTCGTAGTCGATACCCGCCTCCTGCAGGGCGGTACGGACCGCGACCAGGTCGGTGGCCTCACTGATCACCTCGAAGGACTCACCGAGGTCGTTGACCTCCTCGGCACCCGCGTCCAGGACCGCGCCCAGCACGTCGTCCTCGGCGAGCTCGCCCTTGGGGACGATGACGACGCCCTTACGGTTGAACAGGTACGACACGGAGCCCGGGTCGGCCATCGAGCCGCCGTTGCGCGTCATGGCGACGCGGACATCGGAGGCCGCGCGGTTGCGGTTGTCGGTCAGGCACTCGATGAGCACGGCCACGCCGTTGGGGCCGTAGCCCTCGTACATGATCGTCTCGTACTCGGCGCCACCGGCCTCGAGACCGGCACCACGCTTGACCGCGCTGTCGATGTTCTTGTTCGGAACCGACGACTTCTTCGCCTTCTGGATGGCGTCGAAGAGCGTCGGGTTGCCCTCCGGGTCGGAACCGCCCATCCGGGCCGCGACCTCGATGTTCTTGATCAGCTTCGCGAAGAGCTTGCCGCGCTTGGCATCGATCACGGCCTTCTTGTGCTTCGTCGTAGCCCATTTAGAGTGGCCGGACATCCGCCTGTCTCCTTCGCGTAACCCATTGCTGTACGAACGCCTGAGATCCTACCGGGATCGGCTCGGCCCGCGGCGTGGACCAGCCCTCCCGTCTCCCACCACCCTCAACCGAGCGCTACGCGCGCCGCACCATATCCACGAAGAGCTTGTGCACCCGGTGGTCACCCGTCAGCTCGGGGTGGAACGAGGTCGCCAGGACATTGCCCTGCCGGACGGCGACGGTGTGCCCGTCGAACGTCGCGAGCACCTCGGCACCGCCGCCCACGGACTCGACCCACGGCGCGCGGATGAAGACCCCCTCGACCGGGCCGCCCTCGATGCCGTCGATGTCGACCCGGGCCTCGAAGGACTCGTTCTGACGGCCGAAGGCGTTGCGGCGCACGATCATGTCGATGCCGCCGATGGTCTCCTGGTCGTCCCGGCCGTCGAGGATCTTGTCCGCGAGCATGATCATGCCCGCGCACGTACCGTACACCGGCATTCCGGCCCGGACCCGCTCGCGCAGCGGCTCCAGCAGCCCGAAGATGACCGCCAGCTTGGACATGGTGGTCGACTCGCCCCCCGGGATCACCAGGGCCGCGACCTCGGCGAGCTCCTCGGGACGGCGGATCTGCCGGGCCGTGGCCCCGGCCGCGGTGAGCGCGGCGAAATGCTCGCGGACATCGCCCTGGAGGGCGAGCACACCGATCACAGGCGCGTCGGGCGTGGACGCGGTCGGCAGGGAAGCAGTGGACGACGTAGTCACGGAAGCGAAGACCTCTCGAACGTCAGGAGCACCACGCGCCGGGCCGGGACGCCGGGCGCGTGGTGCCATGTGGTGCCGTGCGGGCGCCGCTTACCAGCCGCGGCTGGCGTAGCGCTCGGACTCGGGGAGGGTGTCGCAGTTGATGCCGACCATGGCCTCGCCGAGGTCCCGGGACGCGTCCGCGATGACCTTGGGGTCGTCGTAGAAGGTGGTGGCCTTCACGATCGCGGCGGCGCGCTTGGCCGGGTCGCCCGACTTGAAGATGCCGGAGCCCACGAAGACACCCTCGGCGCCGAGCTGGCGCATCAGCGCGGCGTCGGCCGGAGTGGCGACACCGCCGGCGGAGAACAGCACGACCGGCAGCTTGCCGGTCTGCGCGATCTCGGCGACCAGCTCGTACGGGGCGCGGATCTCCTTGGCGGCCGCGTAGAGCTCGTGGTTGTCCAGGCCACGCAGGCGGGCGATCTCGCCCCTGATCTGGCGCAGGTGGCGGACCGCCTCGACGACGTTGCCGGTGCCGGCCTCGCCCTTGGAACGGATCATGGCCGCACCCTCGGCGATCCGGCGCAGCGCCTCGCCCAGGTTGGTGGCTCCGCAGACGAAGGGGGTGGTGAAGGACCACTTGTCGCTGTGGTTGACCTCGTCGGCCGGGGTGAGGACCTCGGACTCGTCGATGTAGTCGACGCCGAGCGACTGCAGCACCTGCGCCTCGACGAAGTGGCCGATCCGCGACTTGGCCATGACCGGGATGGAGACGGCGCTGATGATGCCCTCGATCATGTCCGGGTCGGACATCCGGGCCACGCCGCCGTCCTTACGGATGTCGGCCGGCACCCGCTCGAGTGCCATGACCGCGACGGCACCGGCGTCCTCGGCGACCTTGGCCTGCTCGGGGGTGACGACGTCCATGATCACGCCACCCTTGAGCTGCTCGGCCATACCGCGCTTGACGCGGGCGGTTCCGGTCGCGGGGGCGTCGGAGTTGGGCGTGCTGGCGGGCGTGATGGACACGGTTTGACCTCACTCGATAATGAAAAGTGCGATGAGCCCATCGTAGGGCCGTTCGATACCGGAACATGACCCGGCCATCTGGTCCTGGTCACGAGCGTGTGTGCTACACGAATGACAAAAGCGGCTCGGGGCGGGGCACGGCAAGGGCCAATCGAAGGCCGGTGGCTCGAAACAGCCGGTGAATCCTCAGTGCGCGGAAGGCGGCAGGGGGCGGGCTCTTCTGCCGTCGCACCGCAGGGCTTCCTTCAGCGCAGGGGCTTCCTTCAGCGCTCGGCCTCCTCGGCGCCCGGCACCCGCCCGAGGGCCGCCGGGGGCTCGTCGTCCATCTCGAAGGCGAGCGGAAACGGGGCGTGACCCGCCAGCCGGAACCAGCGCACCGTGCGATGGCGGCGCAGCGCCCGCGCCGCGCGCACCGCGTCGTTGTGGAACCGCCGGGCCATCGGCACCCGCCTTACCGTCTCCGTGAGCTCCCCCAGGGCGTCCTCGCCACCCGGCGCCTGCCGTACCGCCTCGGCCTGTGCGCTGTCCTGGAAGACGGCCCGCAGCGCCTGGCTCAGCTCGCTCTCGGCGACCTCGCGGTGCTCCTCCTCGGACTGCCGGGCGGCGTGCGCGGCCTGGTACAGCACGATCGACGCGGCCGGGTCGAGCACTTCGGCGGTGGCCAGCTCCTGCGCGACGGAGGCACGCCGCAGCAGCTGCGCGTCCAGTGCGGCCCGCGCCGCGTCCAGACGGCTGTGCAGCCGGTCGAGGCGTCCCGCGGTCCAGCTCAGATAGACGGCGATGACGACCAGCACGACGGCGATCCAGATCAAGGTGCTCACGGCCCGCCACGCTACCGCCTGCCGCCCCGGGAATCCGGGGTGGAGCCCTCAGCCGGAGCCGTTCCGCGCGGCCGTGTACGGCGCCGTACGCCCCTCCCGGGCCGACCCGGAGCGCTAGGGCCTGGCGAGCCCCAGACGCGCCCACAGCCGCGCACGGTCGTCCGCGGCCACGGACGCCGCCCCGTCCGTCACCGTCTCGTAGACCGCGAGGATGTCCGCGCCCACCGTCGACCAGTCGAAGCGCCGTACGTGCCGGCTGCCCCGCTCCCGCAGCTCGGCCAGCCGCTCGTCGTCGCCCAGCAGCCGTACCGCGGCCGCCGCCAGGGCGTCGGCGTTCTCGTTGGCGAACAGCTCACCCGCCGCTCCCCCGTCCAGCACCTGGGCGAACGCGTCCAGATCGCTGGCGAGGACCGCGGCGCCCGCCGACATGGCCTCGACGAGGATGATGCCGAAGCTCTCGCCGCCCGTATTGGGCGCGACATAGACATCGACGCTGCGCAGCAGCCGCGCCTTGTCCTCGTCGCTGACCATCCCCAGGAACTCCACGCGCTCCCGCAGCGGCGCCGGCAGGGCGGCCACGGCCTCCTTCTCGTCACCGCGCCCGGCGATCAGCAGCCGCGCCCCCGGCCGGGCCTCGAAGATCTTCGGCAGGGCGCGCATCAGCACCGGCAGCCCCTTACGGGGCTCATCGATCCGCCCCATGAAGCCGATCGTCTCCCCCTGCCACTCCTCCTTCGGCTCGGCGTCGGCGAAGAAGTCCACGTCGACGCCGTTGGGGATGACTACCGCGTCGCCGCCGAGGTGCTCCACCAGCGTCCGGCGCGCGTACTCGCTCACCGCGATGCGTGCGCTGATCTTCTCCAGCGCCGGCTGCAGGATCGGATACGCCGCGATCATGGCCCGGGAGCGCGGGTTGGAGGTGTGGAACGTCGCGACGATCGGCCCCTGGGCCGCCCAGCAGGCCAGCAGCCCCAGCGAGGGCGA is from Streptomyces hygroscopicus and encodes:
- a CDS encoding Holliday junction resolvase, with protein sequence MRVLGVDPGLTRCGVGVVEGVAGRPLRMLGVGVIRTGADLAIGDRLVLIERGIEEWLDAHRPEFVAVERVFSQHNVRTVMGTAQASAVAMLCAARRGLPVALHTPSEVKAAVTGSGRADKAQVGSMVTRLLRLDAPPKPADAADALALAICHIWRAPATNRLQQAVAAHRTTNSARTTSTARTTSTAGTTSTARPPSTARTTKGRIS
- a CDS encoding glutamine amidotransferase, producing the protein MTTSSTASLPTASTPDAPVIGVLALQGDVREHFAALTAAGATARQIRRPEELAEVAALVIPGGESTTMSKLAVIFGLLEPLRERVRAGMPVYGTCAGMIMLADKILDGRDDQETIGGIDMIVRRNAFGRQNESFEARVDIDGIEGGPVEGVFIRAPWVESVGGGAEVLATFDGHTVAVRQGNVLATSFHPELTGDHRVHKLFVDMVRRA
- a CDS encoding GDP-mannose-dependent alpha-(1-2)-phosphatidylinositol mannosyltransferase, with protein sequence MRIGIVCPYSWDVPGGVQFHIRDLADHLIRRGHQVSVLAPADDETPLPPYVVSAGRAVPVPYNGSVARLNFGLLSAARVRRWLHDGGFDVIHIHEPTSPSLGLLACWAAQGPIVATFHTSNPRSRAMIAAYPILQPALEKISARIAVSEYARRTLVEHLGGDAVVIPNGVDVDFFADAEPKEEWQGETIGFMGRIDEPRKGLPVLMRALPKIFEARPGARLLIAGRGDEKEAVAALPAPLRERVEFLGMVSDEDKARLLRSVDVYVAPNTGGESFGIILVEAMSAGAAVLASDLDAFAQVLDGGAAGELFANENADALAAAAVRLLGDDERLAELRERGSRHVRRFDWSTVGADILAVYETVTDGAASVAADDRARLWARLGLARP
- a CDS encoding pyridoxal biosynthesis lyase, whose protein sequence is MSITPASTPNSDAPATGTARVKRGMAEQLKGGVIMDVVTPEQAKVAEDAGAVAVMALERVPADIRKDGGVARMSDPDMIEGIISAVSIPVMAKSRIGHFVEAQVLQSLGVDYIDESEVLTPADEVNHSDKWSFTTPFVCGATNLGEALRRIAEGAAMIRSKGEAGTGNVVEAVRHLRQIRGEIARLRGLDNHELYAAAKEIRAPYELVAEIAQTGKLPVVLFSAGGVATPADAALMRQLGAEGVFVGSGIFKSGDPAKRAAAIVKATTFYDDPKVIADASRDLGEAMVGINCDTLPESERYASRGW
- a CDS encoding transcriptional regulator, translating into MSGHSKWATTKHKKAVIDAKRGKLFAKLIKNIEVAARMGGSDPEGNPTLFDAIQKAKKSSVPNKNIDSAVKRGAGLEAGGAEYETIMYEGYGPNGVAVLIECLTDNRNRAASDVRVAMTRNGGSMADPGSVSYLFNRKGVVIVPKGELAEDDVLGAVLDAGAEEVNDLGESFEVISEATDLVAVRTALQEAGIDYDSADANFVPTMQVELEEDAARKIFKLIDALEDSDDVQNVFANFDVSDEVMAKVDA